In the genome of Pseudomonas protegens, one region contains:
- a CDS encoding cytochrome c/FTR1 family iron permease — protein MTGPSRLLALLVLPVLALCSFNLLADTVDGAPKALHLLDYIGADYPPTVEAGKVVDESEYREQVEFLGVLQGLIAELPAKPEKAELEQGIAALRKAVEDRLEGAQVARLARQMGAKLAVAYEVSQAPVITPDPSRGAPLYAQHCSVCHGEKGAGDGPAGVGMTPPPANLRDAERLDRLSLYAVYNTLGLGVEGTDMPAFADQLDDRQRWDLATYIAGFSADPAAAKGEQGFNLADLARQTPAEVLAAQGPQAAATFRAQRAQPPQVKRGPGQLLDYTASTLDKSLAAYRNGDHEQAYDLSVAAYLEGFELVESSLDNVDATVRKDTEKALMAYRQSLQDGLPVAQAEQRLDAAKAKLKESAGLLGGDSLSWSLSFISGLLILLREGLEAILVLAAILAFLRNTGQQSAVRSVNVGWGLALLAGLGTWALAAYVIDVSGSQRELLEGATALFASVMVLWLGVWMHDRRHAAAWQDYIKSSLVGGGGRFGFAVLAFFSVYRELFEVILFYETLWLQAGPAGHNAVLAGGATALVLLVGLAWVILRGSAKLPLALFFGINAALLCALSVVFAGHGVKALQEAGIFGTRPVPFFDFDWLGIHADAYSLGAQAVAILAIVVLYSRSRLSEKRRLQAS, from the coding sequence TTGCTGGTGCTGCCGGTACTCGCGCTCTGCAGCTTCAACCTGCTGGCCGATACCGTCGATGGCGCGCCCAAGGCCTTGCATCTGCTGGATTACATCGGCGCCGATTACCCGCCCACGGTTGAAGCCGGCAAGGTCGTCGACGAGTCCGAATACCGCGAACAGGTGGAGTTTCTCGGGGTCTTGCAAGGGCTGATCGCCGAGCTGCCGGCCAAACCGGAGAAGGCCGAGCTGGAGCAGGGCATCGCCGCTTTGCGCAAGGCGGTGGAGGATCGGCTCGAGGGGGCTCAGGTGGCCCGTCTGGCGCGGCAGATGGGAGCCAAGCTGGCGGTGGCCTATGAGGTCAGCCAGGCGCCGGTCATTACCCCGGACCCGAGCCGCGGTGCGCCGCTGTATGCCCAGCACTGCTCGGTGTGCCACGGCGAAAAAGGCGCCGGCGATGGTCCGGCCGGCGTTGGCATGACTCCGCCACCGGCCAATCTGCGGGATGCCGAGCGTCTTGATCGCCTGAGCCTGTACGCGGTCTACAACACCCTGGGGCTGGGTGTTGAAGGCACGGACATGCCGGCCTTTGCCGATCAGCTGGATGACCGCCAACGTTGGGACCTGGCCACTTACATCGCCGGGTTCAGCGCCGATCCGGCGGCGGCCAAGGGCGAGCAAGGCTTCAACCTGGCCGACCTGGCCCGGCAGACGCCCGCCGAAGTCCTGGCCGCCCAAGGCCCGCAGGCCGCCGCCACCTTCCGCGCCCAGCGGGCGCAGCCGCCTCAGGTCAAGCGGGGTCCGGGGCAGTTGCTGGACTACACCGCCTCGACCCTGGACAAGAGTCTTGCGGCCTATCGCAACGGCGATCATGAACAGGCCTATGACCTGTCGGTAGCGGCGTACCTGGAAGGTTTCGAGCTGGTGGAAAGCTCCCTGGACAACGTCGATGCCACGGTGCGCAAGGACACGGAAAAGGCCCTGATGGCCTACCGTCAGTCGTTGCAGGACGGCTTGCCGGTGGCTCAGGCCGAGCAGCGCCTGGACGCGGCCAAGGCCAAGCTCAAGGAGTCTGCCGGGCTTCTGGGCGGCGACAGCCTGAGCTGGTCGCTGAGCTTTATCTCCGGCTTGCTGATCCTGCTGCGCGAGGGGCTGGAAGCGATCCTGGTGCTGGCGGCCATCCTCGCCTTCCTGCGTAACACCGGCCAGCAATCGGCGGTGCGCAGCGTCAACGTCGGCTGGGGCCTGGCGTTGCTGGCGGGCCTGGGCACCTGGGCTCTGGCGGCTTACGTGATCGACGTCAGCGGTTCCCAGCGCGAGCTGCTGGAAGGTGCTACCGCGCTGTTCGCCAGCGTCATGGTGCTGTGGCTCGGGGTGTGGATGCATGATCGCCGGCATGCGGCGGCCTGGCAGGACTACATCAAAAGCAGCCTGGTGGGCGGCGGCGGGCGTTTCGGCTTTGCCGTGCTGGCGTTCTTCTCGGTGTATCGCGAGCTGTTCGAAGTGATCCTGTTCTACGAAACCCTGTGGCTGCAGGCCGGCCCCGCCGGACACAACGCGGTGCTGGCCGGTGGCGCCACCGCCCTGGTGCTGCTGGTGGGCCTGGCCTGGGTGATCCTGCGGGGTTCGGCCAAGCTGCCGCTGGCGCTGTTCTTCGGCATCAACGCGGCGTTGCTCTGCGCCTTGTCGGTGGTGTTTGCCGGGCACGGGGTCAAGGCCCTGCAGGAAGCCGGTATCTTCGGCACCCGGCCAGTGCCGTTCTTCGACTTCGACTGGCTGGGGATTCACGCCGACGCTTACTCGCTGGGTGCCCAGGCGGTGGCCATCCTGGCGATCGTGGTGCTTTATAGTCGCAGTCGCCTGAGTGAGAAGCGGCGCTTGCAGGCTTCTTGA
- a CDS encoding YaiI/YqxD family protein — MRVWIDADACPKAAKEQVVRFALKRQFEVVLVAGQAQIKPAFACVRLIVVPSGPDAADDYLVEHAVPGELVICSDVPLADRLVKKGVAALDPRGKEFDAQNMGERLAVRNLFTDLREQGQVSGGQAPYGDREKQAFANALDRILTRLSRQA, encoded by the coding sequence ATGCGTGTGTGGATCGATGCCGACGCTTGCCCTAAGGCGGCCAAGGAGCAGGTGGTGCGCTTTGCCTTGAAGCGTCAGTTCGAGGTGGTGCTGGTGGCCGGGCAGGCGCAGATCAAGCCGGCGTTTGCCTGCGTCCGGTTGATCGTGGTGCCCAGCGGCCCGGATGCCGCCGACGATTACCTGGTGGAGCACGCGGTGCCGGGCGAATTGGTGATCTGCAGCGATGTGCCGCTGGCCGACCGCCTGGTGAAGAAGGGCGTGGCCGCTCTGGACCCGCGGGGCAAGGAGTTCGACGCGCAGAACATGGGCGAGCGCCTGGCGGTGCGTAATCTGTTTACCGATCTGCGGGAGCAGGGGCAGGTCAGCGGCGGGCAGGCGCCCTATGGCGATCGGGAGAAGCAGGCATTTGCCAATGCGCTGGATCGGATTCTGACCCGGCTGTCGCGTCAGGCCTGA
- the elbB gene encoding isoprenoid biosynthesis glyoxalase ElbB, with protein MSKKVAVILSGCGVFDGAEIHESVITLLRLDQRGAQVQCFAPNIPQMHVLNHLTGETMAETRNVLVESARIARGQVKDLAEANVEDFDALIIPGGFGAAKNLSSFATEGAACTVQADVLALAEAFAEAGKPVGLMCIAPALAAKIYGPGVTCTIGNDADTAAALGKMGASHAECAVGDIVEDTARKLVSTPAYMLAQSISEAASGINKLVDRVLELTHEGE; from the coding sequence ATGAGCAAAAAAGTTGCAGTGATCCTTTCCGGTTGCGGCGTGTTCGACGGTGCCGAGATCCACGAGAGCGTGATCACCCTGCTGCGCCTCGACCAGCGTGGTGCCCAGGTGCAGTGCTTTGCCCCGAACATCCCGCAGATGCATGTGCTCAACCACCTGACCGGTGAAACCATGGCCGAAACCCGCAACGTGCTGGTGGAATCGGCGCGCATTGCCCGTGGCCAGGTCAAGGACCTGGCTGAAGCCAACGTCGAGGATTTCGACGCGCTGATCATTCCCGGCGGCTTCGGCGCCGCCAAGAATCTGTCCAGCTTCGCCACCGAAGGTGCGGCCTGCACGGTCCAGGCCGACGTCCTGGCCCTGGCCGAGGCCTTTGCCGAAGCCGGCAAGCCGGTGGGCCTGATGTGCATCGCCCCGGCCCTGGCGGCGAAGATCTACGGTCCGGGCGTGACCTGCACCATCGGCAACGATGCCGACACCGCCGCGGCCCTGGGCAAGATGGGCGCCAGCCACGCCGAATGCGCGGTGGGCGACATCGTCGAAGACACCGCGCGCAAACTGGTAAGCACACCGGCCTACATGCTGGCGCAATCGATCAGCGAAGCCGCCTCGGGCATCAACAAGCTGGTGGACCGGGTGCTGGAACTGACCCACGAAGGCGAATAA
- a CDS encoding DedA family protein — protein sequence MLQQFLQDFGYFALFLGTFFEGETILVLAGFLAFREYMDIKLVMIVAFLGSYAGDQLWYFLGRKHGRKLLARKPRWQMMGDRALEHIRKHPDIWVLSFRFVYGLRTVMPVAIGLSGYPPGRYLLLNGIGAAVWAVALAQAAYHFGAVMEGMLGSIKKYELWVLGALLVLGFGLWLRRRFKNARLAKQVYEAEQAAAQDKTKASTTPVE from the coding sequence ATGCTCCAACAATTTCTTCAGGATTTCGGCTACTTCGCCCTCTTTCTCGGCACGTTTTTCGAAGGTGAAACCATTCTGGTTCTTGCCGGGTTTCTTGCGTTCCGCGAGTACATGGATATCAAGCTGGTGATGATCGTCGCCTTCCTCGGCAGCTACGCCGGTGACCAGCTGTGGTACTTCCTGGGGCGCAAGCATGGCCGCAAGCTGCTGGCGCGCAAGCCGCGCTGGCAAATGATGGGCGATCGGGCGCTGGAGCATATCCGCAAGCATCCGGATATCTGGGTGCTGAGCTTCCGCTTCGTCTATGGCCTGCGCACCGTGATGCCGGTGGCCATAGGCCTGTCCGGCTATCCGCCGGGCCGCTATCTGCTGCTCAACGGTATTGGCGCGGCCGTCTGGGCCGTGGCCCTGGCCCAGGCCGCCTACCATTTCGGCGCGGTCATGGAAGGCATGCTCGGCAGTATCAAGAAGTACGAGCTGTGGGTCCTGGGCGCCCTGCTGGTGCTGGGCTTCGGCCTGTGGTTGCGCCGGCGTTTCAAGAACGCCCGCCTGGCCAAGCAGGTCTACGAGGCCGAACAAGCCGCCGCGCAGGACAAGACCAAGGCTTCGACCACACCGGTGGAGTGA
- the hemB gene encoding porphobilinogen synthase, whose translation MSFTPASRLFPATRLRRNRRDEFSRRLVRENRLSVDDLILPVFVLDGENRREAVASMPGVERLTIDLLLEEAAHWVELGIPALALFPVTPAGLKSLDAAEAWNPEGIAQRATRALRERFPALGVITDVALDPFTTHGQDGILDEHGYVQNDITVDALVRQALSHAEAGAQVVAPSDMMDGRVQAIREALELAGHVNVRIMAYSAKYASAYYGPFRDAVGSALNLGKADKASYQMDPANGNEALHEVAADLAEGADMVMVKPGMPYLDILFRVKDEFKVPTFVYQVSGEYAMHMAAIQNGWLGEGVILESLTAFKRAGADGILTYFAVRAAQLLREQK comes from the coding sequence GTGAGCTTTACCCCTGCCAGCCGCCTGTTCCCAGCCACTCGTCTGCGGCGTAACCGTCGCGATGAATTCTCTCGCCGCCTGGTGCGTGAAAACCGGCTGAGCGTCGATGACCTGATCCTGCCGGTATTCGTGCTTGACGGTGAGAACCGTCGCGAGGCGGTGGCGTCGATGCCCGGGGTCGAGCGCCTGACCATCGACCTGCTGCTGGAAGAGGCGGCGCACTGGGTCGAGTTGGGGATTCCGGCCCTGGCGCTGTTTCCGGTGACCCCGGCCGGGCTCAAGTCCCTGGATGCGGCCGAGGCCTGGAATCCCGAGGGCATCGCCCAGCGCGCCACCCGCGCCTTGCGCGAGCGCTTTCCGGCACTGGGGGTGATCACCGATGTGGCCCTCGACCCGTTCACCACCCATGGCCAGGACGGCATTCTCGACGAACACGGCTACGTGCAGAACGACATCACCGTCGATGCCCTGGTGCGTCAGGCCCTGTCCCACGCCGAGGCTGGCGCCCAGGTGGTGGCGCCTTCGGACATGATGGACGGGCGGGTCCAGGCGATCCGCGAAGCCCTGGAGCTGGCGGGGCACGTCAACGTGCGGATCATGGCCTACTCGGCCAAGTACGCCAGCGCCTACTATGGCCCCTTCCGCGATGCGGTGGGTTCGGCGCTGAACCTGGGCAAGGCCGACAAGGCCTCCTACCAGATGGACCCGGCCAACGGTAACGAAGCCCTGCATGAAGTGGCGGCGGACCTGGCGGAAGGGGCGGACATGGTCATGGTCAAGCCAGGCATGCCGTACCTGGATATCCTTTTTCGGGTCAAGGATGAATTCAAGGTGCCGACCTTTGTCTATCAGGTCAGCGGCGAATACGCCATGCACATGGCGGCGATCCAGAATGGCTGGTTGGGTGAAGGGGTTATTCTTGAATCCCTGACCGCTTTTAAACGTGCAGGTGCCGATGGCATCCTGACTTACTTTGCCGTTCGTGCTGCTCAATTGTTACGAGAGCAAAAATAG